A window of Polycladomyces subterraneus genomic DNA:
GACAAGGACTTGGAACGCTTGGTGCACGCCATCGATGCAAGGCTGCATGATGCGGCCGTCATCGGGCGGGCGGAAATCCCTGCAGAGAAAGGCGATTGGCTGGCTTTGCTCCACAGACGGGCGCAGGTACAGGAAACGGAAATGGACGGTTCGTGCCTCAAAATTACCTTTCGCATGCCCAAGCGGCGCTTTGATCGTCTTCCCTCTGATTTACGGTCACACATTCAAATTCTGTCAATGTAGAAGTGGTGTGGTAGAGTGGTCAAGTATTTGAAGCATGCAGAGATCATTCAAAACTGGGCGCGTCGCGCAGAGGAGAAAATTGCGCGGCGTCTCTCGGAAATCGATCGCATGGTGGAAGAAAACCAATGGCGCGTATTGAACGCTTTCCGTGAGGAAGGCATCGCCGAACATCATTTGCACGATTCCACCGGATACGGTTACGATGATTTGGGACGTAACGCACTGGAATCGATATTTGCCAACGTGTTTGGGGCGGAGGCGGCACTCGTCCGCCCGCATATCGTTTCGGGCACGCATGCGATTGCCGCATGCTTATTTGGTGTGCTCCGGCCGGGTGACGAATTGTTGTACATCACTGGCGAACCGTACGATACACTGCATCAGGTGATCGGCAAAGAACGGGACGGTTCCGGTTCGTTGGCCGACTACGACATCCGTTACCGCTTTGTACCATTGTTACCGAGCGGCGAAGTGGATACGGAGGGTGTGCGGCGGGCGATTAACGATCAGACACGCATGATCGGTATCCAACGATCTCGCGGATATACGGATCGCCCCTCATTTACAGTGGGGCAAATTGCCGAGATGGTTCAGTTGGTCCGGTCCCTATCACCTGATGCTGTGATTTTTGTGGACAACTGTTACGGCGAGTTTGTGGAAACGATGGAGCCGACGCATGTCGGGGCAGACTTGATCGCCGGATCGCTCATCAAAAACCCGGGTGGCGGTCTGGCCAAATCAGGCGGTTACATTGCCGGGAAAAAAGTGTGGGTGGAACGTGCCGCCGCCCGACTAGTGGCACCGGGTATTCGTGCGGAAGGCGGTGCCACACATGGGTATTTGCGCGATTATTTCCAGGGGTTGTTTTTGGCTCCACATGTGGTGGGTGAAGCATTGAAAGGAGCGGTATTCGCGGCGGCCGTACTGGACGAGGCGGGCTTTTCGACGGACCCCGCATGGGATTCACCGCGGACGGACATCATTCAGCAGATCCGGTTCGGCCATCCAGAGGCGTTAATTGCGTTTTGCCGGGGTATCCAAGCAGCGTCTCCGATTGACGCGCATTTGCGCCCCGAACCGGCACCGATGCCTGGTTACGATGATCCGGTGATTATGGCTTCGGGCACGTTTGTTCAGGGGGCGAGTATCGAGTTGTCCGCCGACGGGCCGCTCCGGCCGCCTTATGTAGGGTTCATGCAGGGTGGCCTGACCTATGCCCATGTAAAAATCGGGATTTTGACGGCGTTGGATCGCATTTTGGATATCAGGAATGGAGGATAACATGGAAACAGTGGGACACGTGTTGGTTTGGGTGTTGATCGTTGCTTGTTTTCTGGTCGGCTTCGTCGGACTGTTCATTTCGGTGTTGCCGGAGACCTTGGCGGTGGTGGCCGGGTTTGTCCTGTATCATTTTCTAATTGATCCCCATGTACTGGGTTGGCCGTTTTGGACTGGTGTCATCGTCCTCACCGCTTTCAGCATGTTGATCGATTATATCGCGGGAGGGATTGCCGCTCGTAAATACGGAGCGTCCAAATGGGCGACCTGGGCGGCAATCATCGGAGCTGTGGTGTTTCCTATTCTGCTCGGGCCACTGGGACTGATCGGGCTGATCATCGGCCCATTTTTGGCGGTGGTGCTGGTCGAACTGCTCCAACGCAAACCGTTTGCCCAAGCGTTGCGTGCCGGATTCGGCACATGGGTGGGGATGATCAGCGGCATCTTCTTTAAAGGTTTGATCATGGTAGCGATGATCGTCTGGTTCCTGATCTTGGTGTTGTGAGGAGGCGAAAGACAGTACTTCCGGGGAGTGTGGAGACATGGCCAACATCAAACAGATCGCTGATATGGCCGGCGTGTCTGTGGCGACGGTATCGCGCGTATTGAACAACCGGCCATATGTGAGTAAGGAAAAGCGAAATGCCGTGATGAAAGCTGTCCGGGAGTTGAACTATAAACAAAACATTCACGCCATCCATCTCAAAACGGGGAAGACTCAAACAGTCGGTGTCATTCTCCCGTTTGTCAACCATCCCTACTTCGGGGCGATTTTGGAAGGGATTGCAAGTGAAGCGTTGAAGGCGAATCACCGCTTGATCGTGTGTCAAACCAACTATGATCCCGATGACGAAATCGGGCTGCTGGAATCGCTCAAAATGAAGCAGATGGACGGTGTCATTATTTGTTCCAAAGCTGCGGATTGGGAGCGCATCGAACCGTACGCGGTTCACGGGCCGATCGTAGCTTGTGAAGATACGGGCGATAGAGCCATCTCATCAGTATACATCGATCATTACGGCGGTTTTATGACGGGAATGCAGTATCTGATCGAGAAAGGGAACCGTCGCATCGGTTATTGTATCGGGCGCGGACATAGCTTCAACAGCCGAAACCGAAAACGGGCCTTTCGCGATGCGTTGGAACAAATTGGGGAGGTTCCCCGCCGGGAGTGGATGTTTGAGCAGTGTTTGACCATCGAAGACGGGGTACGGGTTGTCCATGATTTGTCCGAAATGGAGGAACGCCCTTCGGCATTGTTGGTTTCATGCGATCAGGTGGCCGCGGGGATCATCATGGAGGCCCGCCGTCGGGGATGGAGGATACCGGGAGATTTGGCGGTGATGGGATTTGATAACCATCCGATCGCACAAGTATTGGATTTGACCACGATCGAACACCCCGGACGCCGGATGGGGGAACACGCTTTTCGCCTGTTACTGTCCAGAATCGAGAAAGAACCATCGGAACCCGAGCGCGTCGAACTTCCCTACCGGTTGATCGAGCGAGGAACGGTATGAAGCGCCATCAAAAAAGCCGTTACCGAGTCGGATTACGTCCGGCTGGTAACGGCTTTTTTCTCTGAATGCTCCAATTGGGAAGAACATTGTATAGACAGGCTCAAAGTGAAACGAGATGCTCGTCAATTGAGCTCGCCAGTCGTTCACGCCGCTTGTTTTACTTCCTCCCAATATGCTTCCGCTTGTTTTTCATCGTACTGTTTCTCCCATTTGGACATCACAACGGCCGCCAGGGAATTGCCGCAGACGTTGACTGCCGTCCGGGCCATATCCATCAGTCGGTCGACACCAGCGATGAAGGCCAGCCCTTCTACCGGCAATCCCATCGCACCCAACGTAGCCAAGAGGACGACGAAGGAGACGCCCGGTACGCCTGCGATCCCTTTGGAGGTGACCATCAAGGTTAGGAGCAAGGTGATTTGTTCACTCAACGACAGGTGAATGCCGTACATCTGGGCGATGAAGATGGCGGCAATCGCCTGATACAACGTGGAGCCGTCCAAGTTGAATGAATATCCGGTCGGGATGACGAAGGATGTGATGGCCTTCGGACAACCAAATTTCTCCATTTTCTCCATCAGCTTCGGCAGTACCGTTTCCGAGCTGGCGGTGGAATAGGCCAAGATCAGCTCATCCTTCAGAATGCGGATGATCCGGAAAATGCTTGTGCCGGCGATTTTGGCCGTCACGCCCAGTACGACCAAAACGAAGAAAATCATCGATGCGTATACGAGCAACACCAATTTGCTCAGCGGTACCAACGAATCCACGCCGAATTTGGAAACGGTAACCCCGATCAAGGCAAACACGCCGAACGGAGCAAATTTCATCACCTGATTGGTCACGTAGAACATCGCTTCAGCAGTTCCCTGGAAGAACCTCAATACCGGTTTTCCTTTGTCTCCGATGGCTGCCACACCCAATCCGAACAAAACGGAAAAGAAAATGATGGACAGCATGTGGCCTTCCGCCAGGGAGGTAAACAGGTTTTCCGGCACGATGTTAACGAAGGTATCGACAAACCCGTGATCTTCCACTTCCTTGGTGGTGGTTACATATTTTTGGATGTCTTCCTTATGCAGCGATTTCATATCCACGCCTGCACCGGGTTGGAATACATTTGCAGCAAACAGCCCAATAATCAGCGCGACTGTGGTGATGATTTCGAAATACAAAAGTGTTTTTCCGCCTAATTTTCCTAATTTTTTCATGTCTCCGACACCGGCGACGCCAACGACCAGGCTGGAGATGACGATCGGGATCACGATCATTTTGATCAACCGAATGAAGATGTCACCGATCGGCTTCAGATATTGTTCGACGGCAGGGTTTCCATAAAAAACAGCGCCTACCGTAATACCCAAGATTAATCCGATCAAGATTTGCCACGCGAGCCCCAGTTTCCGTTTTGCCACATTCTCTCCCTCCCGTTTGTCGACATGATCCTCTCTTTTTACCGTGGGCAAAAAAATATTGCACACAATATAACATGTTAAATGAATTTTGGCTTTTGATCAAGCGAGGGGTTCTCCATCCCACTTCCATTCAGGGACCGGCATGTGATAATGTGGGATCACAAGGCAGGAGAACGCTCCGGACAAAAAGGGATCAGTTGATTTTATGTCATTTTTTCTAACACCCATTGACAAACGAAATTGACGCTAATACAATAGCAGTAAAGTCAGGCAAGAGAGGAGGCGCCCACATGCGAGATGAGATCCGTAGGAACATGCCTCTGTTTCCCATGGGCATCGTGACGAAATTGACGGAACTCACTCCGCGGCAGGTGCGCTACTACGAGCAACAAGGTTTGATCCGACCTGCTCGGACAAAAGGAAATCAACGCCTATTTTCCTTCAACGACGTTGATCGCCTGTTGCAGATCAAAAGCTTGATGGAAAAAGGTGTTAACGTGGCCGGCGTCAAGGAGGTATTGTTGAAACAGGAGACGGGATCGACACAGCTGTCCAAAGAGAAACGTCATCACGACATCACCGATGCCGAATTGCGTAAATTGCTGAAACGGCAACTGTCTGAGTTGCGTCCGGGTCAAGCGCATTTGATCCAAGGAGAACTTTCCCGGTTTTTCCACTGATGCGATCGAGCCATTTGGCTTACCATAAATCACAACAGACAAAGGAGCGTTCTCTATGCCTCGATTCACACGTGAAGACATTTTGAAATCTGTTGAAGAGAACAACGTCCAGTACATCCGGCTTCAGTTCACGGATCTGTTGGGCACGATTAAAAACGTGGAAATCCCGCGCAGTCAGCTGGAAAAAGCACTGGACAACAAAATGATGTTTGACGGTTCTTCGATTGAAGGATTTGTGCGGATTGAAGAATCTGACATGTATCTATATCCGGATCTGGACACGTGGGTGATCTATCCGTGGAGCTCGGGGTCTGAAGGGAAAGTAGCCGGACTCATTTGTGATGTTTATCTGCCGGATGGCAATCCGTTCCCGGGAGACCCGCGCGGCATCCTGAAAAAAGTGCTGAAAGAAGCCGAAGAAATGGGCTTCACTTCGTTCAACGTCGGCCCGGAACCGGAGTTCTTCCTCTTCAAAACTAACGAAAAAGGCGAACCGACGATGGACCTGAACGACAACGGCGGCTACTTTGACTTGGCACCCCTGGATCTGGGCGAAAACTGCCGTCGTGACATCGTCGTGACACTGGACAAAATGGGCTTCGAAGTGGAAGCTTCCCACCACGAAGTAGCACCCGGTCAGCATGAGATCGACTTCAAATACGCCAATGCGGTGCGTGCAGCCGACAATATCCAGATCTTCAAGCTGGTGGTGAAAAACATCGCCCGCCGTTACGGTCTGCACGCAACCTTCATGCCGAAACCGCTGTTCGGTGTGAACGGATCCGGAATGCACTGCCACCAATCCCTGTTCCGGGGCAGTGAGAACGCCTTTTACGATGAAAACGATGAGTTGGGTCTGAGCGAAACCGCGCGTCATTTCTTGGCCGGTATTTTGAAGCATGCCCGTGCCTTTGCGGCGATCACCAACCCGTTGGTCAACTCCTACAAACGGTTGGTACCGGGATATGAAGCGCCTTGCTACGTGGCTTGGTCTCCGAAAAACCGCAGTCCGTTGGTGCGCGTACCGGCTTCCCGCGGTCTGAGCACGCGGATCGAAGTGCGTAACCCGGACCCGTCTGCGAACCCGTATCTGGCATTGGCTGTCATGCTCAAAGCAGGTCTGGATGGCATTAAAAACAAACTGCCGCTGCCGCCGCAAACCGACCGCAACATCTACGTCATGGACGAAGAAGAGCGTCGGGATGCAGGTATCGAGTCCTTGCCGGCCACGCTGAAAGAAGCGTTGGAAGAGCTGAAAAAAGACCCGGTTATCTGCGAAGCGCTCGGCGAACATGCGCTGGCTCACTTCATCGAAGCCAAAGAGATCGAATGGGATATGTTCCGCACGCAAGTTCATCCTTGGGAGCGGGAACAATACCTGACCCTGTACTGATCCGACAAAAAAGACACCTCCTGTTTGTCACAGGGGGTGTCTTTTTTGATGAGATTCTCTAGACATCGGGAAGGAGTTCGATTAGGATTAAAAGTGTGACCATTTATTGATAATGATTTTCAAATTCATCATTATGGGTGCGGGGGGTTGACGCGCAATCCGCTGATGGCATTCAGCGTATTGGGCGTTTCCTCCTGGCTCGGATATGAGGATTCCCTGATTGATTGAGGAGGGTGTACACATGAACGAAACGCATTTTTGTGCCCGGGATCTGTCGTTGGCGTACGGAAAAAAGCGGATCATTGAAGCGCTTGACATCGACATCCCCATCGGTCAAATCACGGCGCTGATCGGTCGCAACGGTTCCGGTAAATCAACCCTGCTCAAGTCGATGGCCCGGCTCATCCAACCGCATGGAGGAGCTGTCTATCTCAATGGCAAAGCGATTCATGCGATGCCGACGCGGGAAGTATCCCGCCGCCTTGCCATCTTGCCGCAACATCCCCAATCGCCCGACGGGATGACGGTAGAGGGGCTGGTATGGCACGGACGATTTCCACACCAGTCAGTTTGGGGAGGTAAGCGCAAGGAAGACCGTCAAATCGTCCAATGGGCGATGGAGATGACGGGTGTGTCGGAGTGGGCTGACCGTCCCCTCTCCTCTCTATCCGGCGGTCAGCGGCAACGGGCGTGGATCGCTATGGCACTCGCGCAAAAAACACCACTGTTACTGTTGGACGAACCAACAACGTATCTTGATTTGGCTTATCAGATTGATGTGCTGGATCTACTGAAACGGTTGAATGAAACGGAAGGAATTTCCGTGGTGATGGTTTTACATGATATCAACCAAGCGGCCCGCTATGCGCATCAGCTCATCGCGCTTCGAGACGGTAAGGTGGTCGCACAGGGTACACCGTCATCTGTGATCACTCCGCAAACCCTTGAATCTGTCTTCGGTATTCAGGCCAAAGTGATTACCGACCCCGTAACTGGTCACCCGATGTGTATCCCCCTTTCTTCCGCATCCAAGGAGGTACAACAACCCGTGGCGCTGGGACAATAAAAGGGGGATTGTATGATGAAGCAGGTGGAATACTTTGGGGTGAGGGGGATGACACGTGATGAATGGATTTTCGGTGAGTGCATCGAGAACGGTGAAAACGCTATTGGTGCTGCCCAGTGATACCAATTCCTATGGCACCATTTTCGGGGGACAGGTATTGGCGTTGATCGATGAAGTGGCGGCTATTGCAGCGATGAGACATTGCAAACAACTGGTAGTGACTGCGTCGATCGACTCGGTGGATTTCTTAAGCCCGGCGCGTTTGGGAGACATTTTGACAGTGGAAGCGTTTGTAACCTGGACGGGAAACACTTCGATGGAAGTATATGCGGAAGTCATTTCCGAGAATCGGGCCGGGGAGAAGAATCTAACCACCACTTCTTTCGTCACCATGGTGGCGATCGACAAAGAAGGAAAACCCGTGGCGGTTCCACCCGTCATCCCAGAAACGGACAAGGAAAAGCGTCTTCACCAATCCGCAGTACAACGCAGGCAAGAGCGGGTAGAGCGGAAAAAGAGGCAGGCGGACTGGCGCTAGAGTATGTGTTTTTGCCGTTGCGAATGGTGCGTAGCGGTTTTTTTATAAGTGAAATATCATAAACAAGTTTGCTTCACAAACCGGATTTGCCCCAATCCATGGATGCTAGCCGTCATGACGGCAAGAAAATCGGGAGTTACAGGAAGTTTCCCGCTTCAACCGATCCGTATCCGGTTTCATTGACTGCGCTGATTTGATGGTTGTATAATGTACAAAGTCGATGAAATGATGGAGGTTGGCGAATGGTGTTAACCATGATTCGGGATATCGCCGCCCATGTTGGTAAAGAAGTAAAGTTGGGCGGATGGCTTTATAATAAGCGGTCCAGCGGTAAGATTCAGTTTCTGCAGATTCGTGACGGTTCCGGCTTTATCCAAGGTGTTTTGGTGAAGAGCCAAGTCTCCCCGGAAGTGTGGGAGAAAGCGAACCAATTGACACAGGAGAGTTCCTTGTATGTGCGGGGTACGGTTCGCCAAGACGACCGGGCTCCCAGCGGATACGAGTTGGACGTGACCGACATCGAGATCATCCAAGTGGCGGACGAATATCCGATCGCATTGAAGGAGCACGGAGTCGAATTTTTGATGGACCATCGCCATCTGTGGATTCGTTCTCCGCGACAACAAGCGATTCTGCGGATTCGTGCGGAAATCATCCACGCGATTCAGGACTATCTGAACCACAATGGGTTTACGTTGGTGGACCCGCCGGTCTTGACACCGTCTTCCTGCGAAGGAACGACTACGCTGTTCCATACCAAATATTTCGATGAAGATGCTTATTTGACGCAGAGTGGGCAGTTGTATATGGAAGCGGCCGCGATGGCGCTGGGACGGGTGTATTCATTTGGCCCGACGTTCCGTGCGGAAAAATCCAAAACGCGGCGTCACCTGATCGAGTTTTGGATGATCGAACCGGAAATGGCGTTTGTCGATCACGAAGGGAACATGAAGATCCAGGAGGAACTGGTTTCTCACGTGGTTCAGCACGTGCTGAATCATTGTCGCCGGGAACTGGAAACCATCGGCCGCGATATCGCGCCATTGGAAAAGGTGAAACCACCGTTCCCGAGGATTACTTACGATGAAGCGGTGGAATTATTGAAGAAAGAAGGATTTGAGTTTGAGTGGGGCGAAGATTTCGGAGCACCCCATGAAACCAAAATCGCCGAGAGTTTTGATCGGCCGGTGTTTATCACCCACTATCCCACGGAGATCAAAGCGTTTTACATGAAACCCGATCCCAATCGGCCGGAAGTAGTGCTGGGAGCGGACTTGATCGCACCGGAAGGATACGGGGAAATCATCGGAGGTAGTCAGCGGATCGACGATCCCCAACTGCTGGAACAGCGATTCCAAGAACACAACTTGCCGCGTGAGGCGTACCAATGGTACATGGACCTTCGTAAATATGGTACCGTCCCGCATTCCGGATTCGGTCTGGGATTGGAACGGACGGTAGCCTGGATTTGCGGTTTGGATCATGTTCGTGAAACGATTCCGTTCCCGCGGATGTTGAACCGATTGTACCCGTAATAACGAGAAATGGCGGTCTGTTGGGCCGCCATTTCGTTTCCCCGGCAGTAAGTTTATGAGAGGTGGAAGGAACATGGATCGAAAGCGGACGCCGCACGCCGCGCTCGTCCAAATGTTGCAGGAAGGGTCCATTTCTTTGCCAGTTGTGCTGTTCACCCAGTACAAACGGTTGGGCCTTTCCGAAGGGGAAGTGATGTTGCTCATTCACATCATGTTATATCAGGAAAAGGAAGGAAAGTCCTTCCCGACGGTGAGCGAGTTGGAAGAGCGGATGAGTGTGTCGGCGGACCAAGTCGTTCGGTGGCTCCAATCCCTGGTACGAGGTGGCTTTTTATCCATTGACGAAGAAGTGACGGAGAACGGAATTCGCAGTGAACGGTATTCCACCACGCCATTGTTACAACAATTAGCCGCCGCTTATTTGGAAGGCGAAGTTCCCGATATGACGGAGGAGGGAGAAGAAGACTCTTACGGACGACTGTTTCAAACGTTTGAACAAGAGTTCGGACGTCCTTTATCGCCGATGGAGTGCGAGACATTGTCCCATTGGATTGACCAAGATGGTTATTCCGCCGAGCTGATCTTGGCCGCTTTGCGGGAGGCGGTTTTCAGCAACAAATTGAATTTTCGTTATATTGACCGGATTTTGCTAGAGTGGCAGCGCAACTGTATTCGAACGCCTGAGGAAGCCGTCGAGTATGCCAAGAAGTTTCACCAAAAAGGTGTGCTGTACCAATCAACGCCTCACCAGAAAAAGGATGGGTTTTCGTTTTACAACTGGGTGAATCAGAATTAACCTTTACCTAGACAGGAGTCCTATGGCTTCTGTCTATTTTGTTTTGCATAGACGAGTGTTTACGTTACTTTTGCCCCTTCGGCATACACATATAGGGACAGGAGGGGAGAGGGATGACGCATGACGTAGGTATACTGGTAAGCCGATACATTCTTCGCGATTGCCTCTTGGGTAAGTGCCCTTATGAGTCTTTCGCCCTGTATGACCGGTTTGCCAGGCGCGAAGGGCTTCGGGCCGTATTTTTCTCTTTGGAGGATATTGCATTCGATGACTTGTCGGTGCGCGCCCATATCCGGAAAGGGCCGGGGTGCTATCAGGTTCGTCGAATTCCCCTGCCCACAGTGATCCATAATCGTGTGCGGCCCATTTTACGCGATGCCCAGCGACGTTTTTTTCGCTTGCGTGTTCTGCCTTACACTCAACTTTTCAATGCCAACAACCGGATGGATAAATGGCAAATGTACCGCTGTTTGAAAAACGATCCCGTATTGGTGCCACATTTACCGGAGACGGCATGGCTGTCTACGGAGACCACGATGTCGTTTTTGAAAAAGCACGGTTCCATCTATATCAAACCGACCAACAAAAGTTTGGCGATTGGTTTGTTACGATTGGACCCGCTGAAGCATGAGGAAAAATGGGTGGCGTCCACTCCTCGCCGGGACAGGGAGGTTGTGTATTCGCAACCTGAGCTGAAGGCGTATGTTCGCCGCCTCAGCCGGGAGGGGAAAATCATCGTACAGCAACCGATATTTCTCTCTCGCGTAGATGAGCGACCGGTTGATCTGCGGGTGGCCGTTCAACGTGATCGGCAAGGAAAGTGGCAAGTATCGGGGATCGTTGCACGTGTGGGCCCTTCGAACGGTATCTCAACCAATGTAGCGGTGGGTGGCCGGGCAGTACCGCTTTCGTCGGTTTCTTCTCAGTTCGGCGGGTCAACCGCGCTTCCCGAACTGAAAGAGCAGATTGAAAGGATCGTGTTACGGGCGGCGGAACGATTGTCGGAAAAGATGCCGGGACTAGCGGATCTCGGTTTCGATGTGGGCGTGGATCAAAAAGGTCATCTGTGGATCATCGAGGTGAATGGCCGCGATTTGCGCATCACCTTCCGCCAAGCTAAGGAATGGGAAGATTGGAAAGAAACATTTGCCAAACCTATGGAATACGCCGGCAGGCTGTTACGACAGCAGCCGCACGTACAACCGTCCAAACCGACGGTGGCGTGGTTGACATCCGGCTCCCTCCCAGTGACACCCGATGGAGGCGGGTCGGTGGAAACATGTGTACGCGAAATTTTGCCGCATTTGGCCGAGACGCATCAGGTATACCTGATCGGGAAAAGCGTCCGAACAGAACACGCATTGCATGTGGCTTGCCGTACCGATCAACCGCAACGTTATCTCAAGGAAGCGATCGGTCATCTCAGACGTTTACGACCACAAGTGATTCACATCGATAATCGTCCGGCATTTGTCCGGCAGGTTCGAGTAGCATGTCCACATACCCCGATCACATTGTATCTTCATTCGAAGACGTATGCGAAGCCGCCGATGATGGACAAAGATTCGTTACGGGAGAGTATCCGGTTGTCGGACCGGGTGATGACAAACAGCAATTTCATGGCCCACTGGTTGGACCGGCTATTTCCACGATTGGCAGATAAGGTGACGGTGGTGCCGCTGGGCGTCAATCTTGAGCGATTCCCCCCCATTGGTGACCCTGATGTGCTTCGACAACGCATTGAGCGCCGACAAGACATGGGTTTGGAAAACAAAAAGGTGATTTTATATGTCGGCAGGGTGATCGAACAAAAAGGTCTGGGATATTTGCTCCGCGCCTTACCAACTATTCGACAAAAACACCCGGATACCGCATTAGTGATCGTTGGCAGCAGCCGCTACGGCCGTCATGTGGAAACATCCTATGCAAAAGAAATTCAGAAACAGATCCACTCATTAAAAGAAGGGGTTCATTGGATTTCCCACGTCCCGCATACGGAAGTGCCCCGATATTATCAGATGGCCGATATATTGGTAACCCCGTCTATCGGACATGAAGCGTTTTGTTTGGTCAATGTGGAAGGGATGGCAACCGGTTTGCCTGTTGTGTCGGTGAAAACTGGCGGTATTCCAGAGGTAGTGGAAAACGGAGTATCCGGTGTTCTCGTCACCAAAGATTATCTGGCCAAACGTTTGGCCCGGGCTTGCATCGATTTGTTTGATCATCCGCAAAAGATGAAGGAATTGAGTCTGGCCGCCCGAAAGCGTGTAGAGACCCACTACCGATGGGAATTGGTGGCCGAGCGGTTCCGCGACGTTTACCAACAACTGATGCAAACGACCGTCAATGCAACCGGATGAGAGGGAAAACGGTTCGCCTAAAATCGCGATGGTAGACCATTTTGTCAGCAAGCCCAATTTACCCAAAATCCCCTTCAAGATGCGAAGGGGATTTTTTCGGCCGTCATTATGTCAGGAAAATTAACATTAATGTATTGATATCTGCCTCCATTCGTGATAATATACATAATCAAAGAAAAGATATGTAAGGAAAACTTACACAAGAGGTGGGGCGAACATGTCGGTGCCTTTGTTGTTGGATACAGTATGGGTGTTGTTGGCTGCTCTCTTGGTTATTTTCATGCAAGTCGGTTTTGCGCTGTTGGAGGCAGGTTCCGCTCATTTGAAACATGCGGGGCATATCGCCAGCAAACAGTTGATCAGCTTCGCCACGGCTTCATTGTTCTTCTGGGCTTTCGGCTATGCAGTGACATTCGGAGCTGGCAATGAGTGGTTTGGTACAAACGGTTGGTTTCTGGCACTGCCTGTTGAAAAAGGAAAGATCCCCGTGGAGGTTCTTTACCTGTTCCAGCTTTCTTTCGCTGCAGTGTCTCTCGCCATCGCATGGGGAGGATTTGCCGAGCGTGCCAAATTGATCGTGTATCTCTTGTTCGGCGCGCTTTATACCTCCATTATTTACCCGGTGGTTGGTCACTGGATATGGGGCGGCGGTTGGTTGAGTGCGCTCGGAGCACAAGATTTTGCGGGCTCGACAGTAGTGCACCTGCAAGGCGGGATAGCTGCACTGATCGCCACGCTGTTGCTCAAGCCGCGGATCGGCAAATACGGGCCGGACGGCAAACCCAAAACGATGCAGGGAAACAATCCCGTTTTGATCACAGCGGGTACCATGATCATCTGGCTGGGTTGGTTCGGTTTCAACGCGGGGAGTACGTTGGGGACGAAAGACGGATTTTTCGGATATGTGGCTCTGACGACCAATTTGGCGGCGGCTGCGGGGGTTTTGAGCGCTTGGCTCGCTGTCTACGCGATGACCAAAAAAGCCGATATTCCGTCTATCGCCAACGGTGCATTGGCGGCACTGGTGGCTATCACGGCGGCATGTGCGTTTGTTGAGCCATGGGCGGCCGTGGTGATTGGGGCCGTTGCGGGTGCGATGAGTGTCTGGACGGCGACTGTGATTGAGCGGATGGGAG
This region includes:
- a CDS encoding ammonium transporter, yielding MSVPLLLDTVWVLLAALLVIFMQVGFALLEAGSAHLKHAGHIASKQLISFATASLFFWAFGYAVTFGAGNEWFGTNGWFLALPVEKGKIPVEVLYLFQLSFAAVSLAIAWGGFAERAKLIVYLLFGALYTSIIYPVVGHWIWGGGWLSALGAQDFAGSTVVHLQGGIAALIATLLLKPRIGKYGPDGKPKTMQGNNPVLITAGTMIIWLGWFGFNAGSTLGTKDGFFGYVALTTNLAAAAGVLSAWLAVYAMTKKADIPSIANGALAALVAITAACAFVEPWAAVVIGAVAGAMSVWTATVIERMGVDDPIGAFSVHGLAGIWGTLSTGFFASPHLVEYIGIGRPGLFYGGGWTQLGVQALSVLVAAAYVAVVSWAILWVVDKLFGLRISQEEEIKGLDWSEHGIEPEAVTKDAPAATKPAAALRASATGEAI
- a CDS encoding YheC/YheD family protein gives rise to the protein MTHDVGILVSRYILRDCLLGKCPYESFALYDRFARREGLRAVFFSLEDIAFDDLSVRAHIRKGPGCYQVRRIPLPTVIHNRVRPILRDAQRRFFRLRVLPYTQLFNANNRMDKWQMYRCLKNDPVLVPHLPETAWLSTETTMSFLKKHGSIYIKPTNKSLAIGLLRLDPLKHEEKWVASTPRRDREVVYSQPELKAYVRRLSREGKIIVQQPIFLSRVDERPVDLRVAVQRDRQGKWQVSGIVARVGPSNGISTNVAVGGRAVPLSSVSSQFGGSTALPELKEQIERIVLRAAERLSEKMPGLADLGFDVGVDQKGHLWIIEVNGRDLRITFRQAKEWEDWKETFAKPMEYAGRLLRQQPHVQPSKPTVAWLTSGSLPVTPDGGGSVETCVREILPHLAETHQVYLIGKSVRTEHALHVACRTDQPQRYLKEAIGHLRRLRPQVIHIDNRPAFVRQVRVACPHTPITLYLHSKTYAKPPMMDKDSLRESIRLSDRVMTNSNFMAHWLDRLFPRLADKVTVVPLGVNLERFPPIGDPDVLRQRIERRQDMGLENKKVILYVGRVIEQKGLGYLLRALPTIRQKHPDTALVIVGSSRYGRHVETSYAKEIQKQIHSLKEGVHWISHVPHTEVPRYYQMADILVTPSIGHEAFCLVNVEGMATGLPVVSVKTGGIPEVVENGVSGVLVTKDYLAKRLARACIDLFDHPQKMKELSLAARKRVETHYRWELVAERFRDVYQQLMQTTVNATG